One Lysinibacillus sp. OF-1 DNA segment encodes these proteins:
- a CDS encoding malate synthase produces MNLINKKVTHKRFGIGSIVKHNDSSIEIHFGSENKRFVFPDVFGKHLKIHDKSDAKLLEEIIQKKEIERKEEEWKKEEEKILQRKKLVLRLEHEKLMHNHKLHPASQMVFWCDTEEQDSSFSEWKVFSGILKSGNNKGKPNKPSRLHQNSAVLLTAKDSSMLEKDRRILGVYMVNENFVGKLCEDGYIPAHSKYRIQLTEQESDQLLFWHYYINEKFPEKMTWNTGKYRYFENLWMAQILLDIVSLKSDTNERELAQQFFKHFCKMNQITAQELPKPNGALTRI; encoded by the coding sequence ATGAATCTAATCAATAAGAAAGTTACACACAAGCGTTTTGGCATAGGTAGTATAGTTAAGCATAATGATTCTAGTATTGAAATACATTTCGGATCGGAAAATAAAAGGTTTGTTTTCCCTGATGTATTTGGAAAGCACCTAAAAATACATGATAAAAGTGATGCTAAGTTACTTGAAGAAATTATACAAAAAAAGGAAATTGAGCGAAAAGAGGAAGAATGGAAGAAGGAAGAGGAAAAAATACTACAAAGAAAAAAACTGGTACTTCGTTTGGAACACGAAAAACTTATGCATAACCATAAACTTCATCCTGCATCACAAATGGTTTTTTGGTGTGACACAGAAGAACAGGATAGTTCTTTTTCAGAGTGGAAAGTTTTTTCGGGCATATTAAAAAGTGGTAATAACAAAGGAAAGCCAAACAAACCGAGCCGTTTGCACCAAAATAGCGCTGTCCTCTTAACAGCAAAAGATTCCAGCATGCTTGAAAAAGACAGACGTATCTTAGGTGTCTATATGGTGAATGAAAACTTTGTCGGCAAGCTTTGTGAAGATGGATATATTCCAGCTCATTCAAAATACAGAATTCAACTTACAGAACAGGAATCGGATCAGCTGCTTTTCTGGCACTATTATATCAATGAAAAATTCCCTGAAAAAATGACATGGAATACAGGTAAATATCGTTATTTTGAAAATTTATGGATGGCTCAAATTTTGCTTGATATAGTTTCATTAAAAAGTGACACAAATGAACGAGAGCTGGCACAACAATTTTTTAAACATTTTTGCAAAATGAATCAAATAACAGCCCAAGAGTTACCAAAGCCTAATGGCGCATTAACGCGTATATAG
- a CDS encoding RidA family protein yields the protein MTVKIVRKNPMQVPYPVGKYSHVTIIPKDATMYAFSGQIGIGQDDQLPQGFEEQITNTFNNIETILAAEELDASHVVKANIWATEEIDWAYFDQQWEAMFGDSYPSMTVAYVTALGLPDIKIEIDLWAAK from the coding sequence ATGACAGTAAAAATAGTGCGTAAAAATCCAATGCAGGTGCCTTACCCAGTCGGAAAATATAGCCATGTAACAATCATCCCGAAAGATGCAACAATGTATGCATTTTCAGGACAAATAGGTATTGGTCAAGATGATCAATTGCCTCAAGGATTCGAGGAACAAATAACCAATACATTTAATAATATAGAAACGATTTTAGCAGCTGAGGAATTGGATGCTAGTCATGTAGTCAAGGCTAACATTTGGGCAACAGAGGAGATTGATTGGGCTTATTTCGATCAGCAATGGGAAGCCATGTTTGGTGATTCCTATCCCTCTATGACTGTTGCTTATGTTACGGCTTTAGGGCTACCAGATATTAAAATAGAGATTGATCTTTGGGCTGCTAAATAG
- a CDS encoding alpha/beta fold hydrolase, whose amino-acid sequence MKDYEIYSLGDVLLQSGQKLPQAFLAYKTYGTLNTAKSNVIVYPTWFAGQHTDNEWLIGSGKALDPDKYFIIVPNMFGNGLSSSPSNTQAPMDKGNFPLVTIYDNVRLQHRLITEKFGIKKIALVVGWSLGALQTFQWGRSYPEMVERIAPFGGTAKTRPHAQVVFESLIAALQADANWKRGFYTNQPTAGLAAMGRAYAPWGFSQAYYLEQLYQEEGYTTLKAYLEDYWDKVFLSFDANDLIAMLRTGINGDISANPQDNRNFEKALNCITAQALVMPGSTDLFFPPEDNTYEVKHMPNAVYRPIESKWGHCFGIGQNEQDSLEIDNQLKQFLQLV is encoded by the coding sequence ATGAAAGATTACGAAATTTATTCACTTGGAGATGTCTTGCTACAATCGGGACAAAAATTGCCTCAAGCTTTTCTTGCTTATAAAACCTATGGAACTTTAAATACTGCAAAATCAAATGTGATTGTTTATCCTACTTGGTTTGCTGGCCAGCATACGGATAATGAGTGGTTGATTGGTTCTGGCAAAGCACTTGATCCAGACAAATATTTTATAATCGTGCCTAATATGTTTGGGAATGGATTATCCTCCTCTCCAAGCAATACACAGGCTCCTATGGATAAAGGTAATTTTCCACTTGTAACGATCTATGATAATGTTCGGTTACAACATCGACTCATAACTGAAAAATTTGGTATTAAGAAAATTGCTCTAGTCGTTGGATGGTCACTCGGTGCGCTGCAAACCTTTCAATGGGGAAGAAGTTATCCTGAGATGGTCGAACGGATTGCACCGTTTGGCGGAACAGCAAAGACCAGACCACATGCACAAGTTGTTTTTGAGAGCCTTATCGCAGCATTGCAAGCAGACGCCAACTGGAAGCGAGGCTTCTACACTAATCAGCCTACAGCAGGACTTGCTGCGATGGGACGCGCCTATGCGCCATGGGGATTTTCTCAAGCCTACTATTTAGAACAGCTCTATCAAGAAGAAGGGTACACAACATTAAAGGCATATCTAGAAGATTATTGGGATAAAGTGTTTCTTTCCTTTGATGCAAACGACTTGATTGCCATGCTACGAACAGGTATTAACGGAGATATAAGTGCTAATCCTCAAGACAACAGAAATTTTGAAAAAGCGTTAAACTGTATCACTGCTCAAGCCCTTGTTATGCCAGGGTCGACCGATCTTTTTTTTCCGCCAGAGGATAATACTTATGAAGTAAAGCACATGCCTAATGCAGTTTATCGACCAATCGAATCTAAGTGGGGACATTGCTTCGGAATTGGACAAAACGAACAGGATTCTCTTGAGATAGACAACCAATTGAAACAGTTTTTACAATTGGTATAG
- a CDS encoding LysR family transcriptional regulator translates to MEIRQLKTFWTLASTRSFSRTAEVLNYVPSTVTMQIKALEEELGVRLLDRLGKSVVLTDAGHQLLPYATKILNDIEEARCVSSQNGELTGTIIIGADEVLCTYRLPALLRDYRQQYPHVRLLFKPLSGQNLKQSLREGDVDVVFMLDEPIVSSDLHTEILLDEPFLMVVSPDHPLASRATLSIEDFNREHILLSEKGCSYRTFFYRTLVKNGADSLTELEFNSVEAIKQCTMAGLGIALLPKMALKGEMERGELIPLPWDLSEIQFATQMLWHQEKWISPSIKAFTDLARNLLQ, encoded by the coding sequence ATGGAAATCCGTCAGCTTAAAACATTTTGGACGCTTGCTTCCACTCGCAGTTTTAGTCGCACTGCCGAAGTGTTGAACTATGTTCCGTCTACTGTAACCATGCAAATCAAGGCGTTAGAAGAAGAATTGGGCGTCAGGTTATTGGATCGCTTGGGCAAGAGTGTCGTATTAACAGATGCTGGCCACCAGTTATTGCCCTATGCTACCAAAATATTAAACGATATAGAGGAAGCCCGTTGTGTCTCCAGTCAGAACGGAGAATTAACTGGCACAATTATCATTGGTGCAGACGAAGTACTCTGTACATACCGTTTACCAGCATTACTCAGAGATTATCGTCAACAATATCCCCATGTTCGTCTGCTTTTTAAGCCTTTGTCTGGTCAAAATTTGAAACAAAGTCTAAGAGAAGGAGATGTTGATGTGGTCTTTATGCTAGATGAACCGATCGTATCATCAGATCTTCATACAGAAATTTTATTGGACGAACCGTTTCTTATGGTTGTTTCCCCCGACCATCCATTAGCTTCTCGTGCTACATTAAGCATAGAAGATTTTAATAGAGAGCATATTCTATTAAGTGAAAAAGGTTGCTCTTATCGGACTTTCTTTTATCGTACTTTGGTAAAGAATGGGGCAGACAGCTTGACTGAACTTGAGTTTAATAGTGTAGAAGCCATTAAACAATGTACAATGGCGGGACTCGGTATTGCCTTATTACCAAAAATGGCGCTAAAGGGAGAAATGGAGCGAGGTGAGCTGATCCCTCTACCTTGGGATTTATCTGAAATACAATTTGCCACTCAAATGTTGTGGCATCAAGAAAAATGGATTTCTCCATCGATAAAAGCCTTTACAGATTTAGCAAGAAATTTACTACAGTAA
- a CDS encoding GNAT family N-acetyltransferase yields the protein MMSINFEFKDFPKLETERFILRKGIVDDCKDIFALYSDEKVVKYLPLTLFASVDDALHELNWYDKIFKEQTGLRWVIEEAKTKKVIGTCGYLNYEKEHNRIEIGYDLNPEHWGKGIMQEALSKIIHFAFTSMGINKIEAKIEPENNSSIRLLEKLNFSQEGVLRQHELEKGKYVDLAIFSILKSEYQEI from the coding sequence ATGATGAGTATAAATTTCGAATTTAAAGATTTTCCTAAATTGGAAACGGAACGCTTTATCTTACGAAAAGGTATAGTTGATGATTGCAAAGATATTTTTGCACTTTATTCTGATGAAAAAGTGGTCAAGTATTTGCCATTAACATTATTTGCTTCAGTTGATGATGCATTACATGAATTAAACTGGTATGATAAAATTTTCAAAGAACAAACTGGCTTAAGATGGGTAATTGAAGAAGCTAAGACCAAAAAAGTGATTGGCACTTGTGGTTATTTGAATTATGAAAAAGAACATAACCGCATAGAAATTGGCTATGATTTAAACCCTGAACATTGGGGAAAGGGTATTATGCAAGAGGCTTTAAGTAAGATTATACATTTTGCTTTTACGTCGATGGGAATAAATAAAATCGAAGCGAAAATAGAGCCAGAAAACAATTCATCTATAAGATTGTTGGAAAAATTAAATTTTAGTCAAGAGGGTGTTTTGAGACAACACGAACTTGAAAAAGGGAAGTATGTTGATCTTGCCATTTTTTCAATATTGAAAAGTGAATATCAAGAGATTTAG